The Tamandua tetradactyla isolate mTamTet1 chromosome 18, mTamTet1.pri, whole genome shotgun sequence genome contains a region encoding:
- the TPGS2 gene encoding tubulin polyglutamylase complex subunit 2 isoform X3: protein MISSWEQKNNCVLPEDVKNFYLMTNGFHMTWSVKLDEQTIPLGSMAINSISKLTQLNQSSMYSLPNAPTLADLEDDSNEASEDQPEKPHFDSRSVIFELDSCNGNGKVCLVYKSGKPALAQDTEIWFLDRALYWHFLTDTFTAYYRLLITHLGLPQWQYAFTSYGMSPQAKQWFNMYKPITYNTNLLTEETDCFVNKLDPSKVFKSKNKTLIPKKKGPVQTTGAQKGPSGPSTSKSPSGSGNSVRK from the exons AAAAATAACTGTGTGCTGCCTGAGGATGTGAAGAATTTTTATCTGATGACCAATGGCTTCCACATGACATGGAGTGTGAAGCTGGATG AGCAAACCATTCCATTGGGCAGCATGGCAATTAATAGCATCTCAAAACTGACTCAACTCAACCAGTCTTCCATGTATTCACTTCCTAATGCGCCAACTCTTGCAGACCTGGAGGATGATTCAAATGAAG CCAGTGAGGACCAACCAGAGAAGCCCCACTTTGACTCTCGCAGTGTGATATTCGAGCTGGATTCTTGCAATGGGAATGGGAAGGTTTGCCTTGTCTACAAAAGTGGGAAACCCG CATTAGCACAAGATACTGAAATCTGGTTCCTGGACAGAGCTTTATACTGGCATTTTCTCACAGATACCTTTACTGCTTATTATCGCCTGCTCATCACCCACCTGGGTCTGCCCCAGTGGCAGTATGCATTCACCAGCTATGGCATGAGCCCCCAGGCCAAG CAATGGTTCAACATGTATAAACCCATCACCTATAATACAAACCTGCTCACAGAAGAGACTGACTGCTTTGTGAACAAGCTGGATCCGAGCAAAGTGTTCAAGAGCAAGAACAAGACCTTAATCCCCAAAAAGAAAGGGCCTGTGCAGACTACAGGTGCCCAGAAAGGGCCCTCGGGTCCCTCCACCTCTAAATCTCCCTCTGGCTCTGGAAACTCGGTCCGGAAATGA